A stretch of DNA from Sphingomonas ginkgonis:
ATCGGCGCCTCCGCCCTGATCATCGCGCTCGGCACGCCGCGCCGCGCCGCCGCTCCGGCGAGCGCGGACGGTCCCGGGTTTGAAGCTGGCGGCGGCAACGGCTAGAGGGCCGCGCATGACCGACGAGAATGACCTGTCCGGCGCGCCCGCCAAGCGCGCGCCCAAGCCGTCGCCGACCAGCATCGGCAACCACCAGCTGTCCGCCCAGACCCTGATGATGGGCTTTGGCTTCGACCCCTCGCTGTCGGAAGGGTCGCTCAAGCCGCCGATCTTTCTGACCTCGACCTTCGTGTTCGAGAGCGCGGCGCACGGGAAGCGCTTCTTCGAGGGGATCACCGGCAAGCGGCCGGGCGGCGCCGAGGGGCTGGTCTATTCCCGCTTCAACGGCCCCAACCAGGAGATCCTCGAAGGCCGTCTGCGGCTGTGGGAAGAGGCGGAGGAGGCGCTGACCTTCTCGTCGGGCATGTCGGCGATCGCCACCCTGCTGCTGACCTACTGCAAGCCGGGAGACGTCATCGTCCACTCGGGCCCGCTCTACGCCGCGACTGAAACCCTGATCGCCAAGATCCTCGGGAAGTTCGGCGTGTCCTGGTTCGACTTCCCGTCGGGCGCGACGCGCGAGGAGATCGACGCGGTCGTCGCCAAGGCCAAGGAGAAGGGTCGGGTCGCGCTCATCTACCTGGAGAGCCCGGCCAACCCGACCAACGCGCTGGTCGACGTCGAGGCGGTCGCCGCCGCCCGCGACGCGGCCTTCAGCGGCGGCGACAAGCCGCCGATCGCGATCGACAATACCTTCCTCGGCCCGCTCTGGGCGCGGCCGCTCGCGCAGGGCGCCGACATCAGCGTCTACAGCCTCACCAAGTACGCGGGCGGGCACAGCGATCTCGTCGCCGGCGGGCTGGTCGGCTCGAAGAAGTGGCTCGACCCCATCCGCATGATGCGCAACACGATCGGCACCATCTGCGACCCCAACACCGCCTGGATGCTGCTGCGCAGCCTCGAGACGCTGGAACTCCGGATGACCCGCGCCGGCGAGAATGCGGTCAAGGTGTGCGAGTATCTGCGCGGCCACGACAAGGTGGAGAGCGTCGGCTATCTCGGCTTCCTCGAGCCGGGGTCGCGCCAGGCCGACATCTACAATCGCCACTGTAGCGGCGCGGGGTCGACCTTCTCGCTCTACCTCAAGGGCGGCGAGAGGGAGGCGTTCGCCTTCCTCGACGCGCTGACGATCGCGCATCTGGCCGTGAGCCTCGGCGGGACCGAGACGCTGGCTAGCGCGCCGGCGGCGATGACCCATTTGTCGGTGCCCGACGAGCGCAAGCAGGCGCTCGGCATCACCGACAATCTCGTCCGCATCTCGATCGGCGTGGAGAATGCCGACGACCTGATCGCCGACTTCGAGAATGCGCTGAACGCCGTCTAGCGGCGCCAGTCCTCCACCCGCCACCCGCGCTCCGCCGCCAGTCGGCGCAGCGCGGCGTGGGGGTTCACCGCGACGGGCTCGTCGGCCCATTCGAACATCGGCGCGTCGCTCGCATGGTCCGAATAGAAGCGGACCTTGCCGGGCGCGACCTGCTTGCGCGCCAGCCAGCGGTCGACCAGCGTCTTCTTGGACGGGCCGTAGCAATTCTCGCCGTCGATCCGCGCCAGCACCCGCCCGTCGGGCGCCAGCCTGAGCGCCGTCCCGATCGTGTCGTCGAACCCCAGCCGCCGGGCGATCGCGCCGGCGTAGACCTCGTAGCTGGCGGTGGCGAGCACCAGCCGCTGGCCTTCCGCCTTGTCCCGCTCGATCTGCCGGCGCGCGCCGGGATTGATGTTGGTCGCCAGCGTATGCTCGGCGAAGGCCTCGACCAGCCGGTTGAACTGCTCGGGCTCGCTCCGGGCGCCGAGCAGCAGCCGCTGGTTGAGTTCCTTGAGCGCTGGGCGGCTGATAATCCGGGCGGCGTAGAAGAGCATCGCCGTCGCCGCGACCGGGACCAGCGCGAGCCGCCACGGCGCATTGGTCCGCGCGCCCATCAGCAGGAAGGGCGTGTAGGTCGGAACCCGGGTGACGGTCTTGTCGAGGTCGTAAATGGCGAGGTCGGTCATGAGTCTCCGGCAATCAGGCGCTCGGCGAGCTGGAGGTCGGCCTCCTTGTCCACGTCGACCGCGGCGAGCGGGTCGGCCATCCGCACCGCGCGGACGGCGATGCCGAGCCGCCGCCCGAGCGCGGCAAGCGTCTGGTCGAGCGTGCGCAGCTTGAGCACCGCGCCGAGCAGCACCGCGGGCCCGAAGGCGAACAGCAGCCGCCAGCCCTTCTTGCGGTCCTGCTCGACCGAGCGCCACAGCCGCACCGCGCAGATCACGTCGCGGCTGCCGAGCCAGAAGAGGTTGGCGCCAGAGTAGCGGCCGCCGCGAAACCCGATCCAGGTCCGCCGGCTGCCGGGCAGGCGAGCGAGGAGGTCCACCTCGGCGACCAGTCCGATGGCAAGGTCGGCGCTGCTCGCGTCGGCGGCGAACTGCTCGATCATGGCGCTGGTCAGCAGCGCATGGTCGGCGGTGGTGACGAGCAGCGGGAAGCGGGTCTGCGGGTCGGCGCACAGCGCCTCGATCGTCGCGGCGATGCTCTCCCGGCTCGGCGCGAAGGCGATGCGCGGGTCGTCCGGCAGCACGGCGGCGATCCGCTCCGGCGCCTGGCTCAGCACCAGCAGCCGGTCGGTGCCCTCGCACGCCAGCAGCGCGCGCGCCGGCCGCGCCACCATCGGCGCGCCGGCGGCCGGGATCAGCGGCTTCAGGTCCGTCCCGTGCGCCGAGGCGAACGGATCGGTGCCGGGACGGCTCCCGGCGAGCAGCAGCGCGGTCCAGCTCATGCGCGCCAGGCGATGATCTTGCGGCCGCGGTCGGCGCGGGCATTGGCCTGGGCAAAGCGGAGCCCATGGACGATCAGGCTGACCAGCGACCAGAAGGCGACCAGCTCGAAGCCGAGGTCCGGCCGCCCCGCGGCGAGCGCGACGAAAAGGATCAGCAGGTCGATGTTGCGCCCGGCGGCGATCAGCCGGAAGCGGCTGTCGAGCGGGCGCCAGGCGTCGATGCCGACGCCGTGCCGGCCGCGGAACAGCAGTTCGACCAGCCGGTCCATGCCATAGGCCGCGACGGTGACCCAGAAGAGGCAGGCGAGCAGCACCGGCTCGACCGGCGTCGCGCTGCCGGCGAGGCCATGGGCCCAGCCCCACCACCACAGCGGCAGGTGAACGACTTCGAGCAGCCAGGGCGCGACGCGGTCGGGCTCGCCGCTGCGCAGCGTCATCGCGCGACCGAGCCGCTCGAGCAGGGCGAAGAGGAAGGCGGCGATCAGCCCGAACCAGAAGATGCCTGCCCAGAACAGCCCGGCGGCGAGCAGCGCCAGCAGCGTCGCCGCCGCGGTCACCGCGCCGGGGCCGACCCCGAGCTCGGCCGCATCCTCCGCCAGCCACGCCGCGGGCCGGGCGAGGACATAGCGGGACAGGGCGTCGGTGAGGTCGGCCTCGTCCGGCGGCTTGCGCAGTCGGCGGAGCCGTCCAGCGAGGGGCGGATCGCCTGCAATCACCGGGACAAGGAAGCCGAACCAGCCATGCGGTGCTCATTAACTTTGGGAAAGACGCTTCGCCAGCGCCCCCGGATAACAATCGGACGCCCTGTCGCCCTTGCCCAGTCGCGACTTTTCGAGCAAGTCTCGCGGCGCTTATGGCCGGAAACGCGACCGACGATCAGCTGAATCGCTACGCGTGCTCCGGCACGCTGACGATCACGCGCGCCGCGTCGACTGCCCGCGAGCTCGACGCCATGCAGGATCCGATGACGATCGACCTCAGCGGGGTCGAGCGGATGGACACGGTCGGCGCCTATCTGATCCACCGCGCGATGCGCGACCGCAACGCCAAGGTGACCGGTGCCTCGCCCGAGATCACCAAGTTGCTCGGTCAGGTCGCCGACGCCGACCATCCGACCCAGGTTCGTCCCGACGAGCGGCCCGGCCTCATCCGCGTGCTGGAAGAGCTCGGGCTGTGGGTGACGGAGAGCGGCCGGACACTGGTCGGGCTGGTGGGCTTTCTCGGCGCGACGCTGATCGGCTTCTTCAACGTGGCCCGTCGGCCCAAGCGCTTCCGCTTCAACGCGGTCATCCAGCGGTTCGACGTGGTCGGCGTCCGGGCGCTCGGAATCATCGGGCTGATGAGCTTCCTGATCGGCATCGTGATCGGGCAGCAGGGCGCGGTGCAGCTCCAGCAGTTCGGGGCCGAGGTCTACACGATCAACCTCATCGGCCGCCTGTCGGCGCGCGAGCTGGGCACGCTGATGACCGCGATCATGGTCGCCGGTCGCTCGGGCAGCGCCTTCGCCGCGCAGATCGGGACCATGAAGATCACCGAGGAAGTCGATGCGATGCGGACCATCGGCGTCTCGCCGGTCGAGGCGCTGGTCATCCCGCGGATGATCGCTGCGGTGGTGATGATGCCGCTGCTCTGCTTCTACGCGATCGTCATGTCGCTCCTCGGCGGCGGCATCTTCTGCTGGGTCTCGCTCGGCATTCCGCCGCTCACCTTCACCCAGCGGCTGCAGGAGGTCATCCCGATCACCGACCTGTGGGTCGGGCTGATCAAGGCGCCGGTGTTCGGCTTCATCATCGCGCTCGCCGGCTGCTTTCAGGGCATGCTGGTCAAGGGCAACGCCGAGGAGGTCGGGTCCAAGACCACCGCGGCGGTCGTCCAGTCGATCTTCATGGTCATTGTTCTCGATGCGGTGTTCGCGGTGTTCTTTTCGACCGTAGGATGGGGCTGATGGGCACGTCCCCGATCCTCGACAATGGCGAGACCCCGATCATCAGTGTTCGCGGCCTAAAAAACAGCTTCGGCGACCAGGTCATCCACGAGGGGCTCGACCTCGACGTTCGGCGCGGCGAGATCCTCGGCGTTGTCGGCGGCTCGGGAACCGGCAAGTCGGTGCTGATGCGCTCGGTCATCGGGCTGCAGAAGCCGACCACGGGCGAAATCGACGTCCTTGGCGAGAACATGATCGATCGCACCGAGGACGAGGCGAAGAACATTCGGCGCCGCTGGGGCATCCTATTCCAAAACGGCGCGCTGTTCTCGACGCTGACGGTGGCGGAGAATGTCGAGGTGCCGATCCGGGAATATTTCCCGTTCATCCGCCCGCCGCTGCTCGACGAGATCGCCAGCTACAAGATTGCGATGACCGGTCTGCCGACCAACGCCGGCCCGAAATATCCGAGCGAATTGTCCGGCGGCATGATCAAACGCGCGGGGCTCGCCCGGGCCTTGGCGCTCGATCCCGAACTGCTATTCCTCGACGAGCCGACGGCGGGGCTCGACCCGATCGCGGCGCAGGGCTTCGACGAGCTCATCCTCGGGCTCAAGGAACGGCTCGGGCTTACGGTCTTCCTGATCACTCACGACCTCGACACTCTCTACGCGATCTGCGACCGCGTCGCCGTGATCGCGGACCAGAAGGTCATCGCGGTCGGAACGATTGAGGAATTGCTCGCTTTGGACCATCCTTGGATCCAGGAATATTTCAACGGGCCGCGCGGTCGCGCTGCCAAGGCGGCTTAAGGGGGTAGCGGCAGCCAATGGAAACCCGGTCGAACCATGTCCTGGTCGGCAGTGTCGTGCTCGCCCTGCTGGTCGGCCTGGGCTTGTTCGTGGTCTGGCTGTCGGGCCTGAACACCGAGAAGCGCAACTGCTTCGACATCTATTTCCCAGCGGTCGGTGGGCTCAACAAGGGCTCGACGGTGAGCTTCTCGGGCGTACCCGTAGGGCAGATCAAGAAGATCAACCTGCTTCCCGATCGCCCCGAGTTCGTGTGGGTGCGGATCGACGTCGACGCGTCGACCCCGGTTCTCCAGGGCACCACCGCGCAGATCAAGAGCGTCAGCCTGGCCGGTGCCAACGAGATCCAGCTCGAGGGCGCGGTGCGCGGCGCCAAGCCGCTGACCCAGCTCGGTCCGCAGGGCTGCCCGGTAATCCCGGCGAGCTCGGGCGGGCTCGGCGCACTGCTCAACTCGGCGCCGGAGCTGCTCGACCGCATCCAGCGGCTGACTGAGCGACTGACCGAACTGCTCAGCGACAAGAACCAGAACGCGATTGCCGACATCCTCGAGAATGTCGACAAGACCAGCCGCGTGCTGGCCGACCGTGCCCCGCAGCTCGGCGACGCGCTGAAGGACGCGCAGGTCGCGGCCCGTAACGCCGGGATCGCGGCGCAGAAGGTTGGCATCCTGACCGACACCACGACCCGCCTCGTCAACGAGCAGGGGCGGCCTGCTGCCGAGGACCTGCGGAAGGCGATCGGGTCGGTGCAGAAGGCCGCCGACAATCTCGATTCGGTGATGGCGGATGCGCGGCCGGGGCTGCAAAGCTTCAGCAAGCAGACGATCCCCGAGGCGAACCGACTAGTCCATGACCTGCGCGACCTCTCGCAATCGCTGCAGGGCTTCAGCCAGCGGCTCGACCAGGAAGGCATTGGCGGTTCGCTGGGGCCGCAGAAGCTGCCCGACTACAAGCCAGGAAAGTCACGATGAGCCGAACCCTCCGCTGGACCTTTGCCGCCGGCGCCGCGCTTGCCCTGTCCGCGTGCGGCGGGCTGCTCGGCGGCGGGAAGCCGCCGGCGCACCTCTACACACTGAGCCCGGAGGCGACCGCGCCGACCGACGTGCAGCGCTCTGCCAGTGCGGGCGAGGCGATCACCGTCAACGTGCCGGTCACCGGGCGCGAGCTGCGTTCCAACCGGGTGCCGGTGCAGGAGGGGCCGACGTCGATCGCCTATGTGGCCAACATGACGCTGATCGACAGCCCCGACCGGCTGCTCCAGGACCTCATCTCCGAAACTCTGCGGCGGACGACCGGGCGGGTGGTGATGAACCCGCGGCAGGCGACGTTCGACCCCGGCCTGACGGTCAGCGGCGAGCTCCGCCGGTTCGGCTATGACGCCACTGCGCGGCAGGTCATGGTGACCTATGACGCGGCGCTGTCGACCCAGGGCGGCACGCGGGTGGAAACCCGCCGCTTCGAGGCGAGCGCGCCGGCCGATGGCACGGTGACCACGGTCGCCCCTGCGCTCAACCGCGCGGCCAACCAGGTCGCATCGGACGTCGCGCGCTGGGTGGCCGGCCCGGCCCGCTGATCAGCAACAGGGATAGTTCCTGACCAGGATGGCGTGCATCGCCTGCTTGATGTCGAGCCGCCCGAGCTCGGCCGGCGAGATCGCGTGCAGCCCATCGATCAGCTCGCGCGGCGCGAGCAGCTTGCGGTTGGCCGGCGGGCAATACTCGAGCGGCCCGTGCTCGCGCACCCGCGCCACGTGCTCGGCATGGAGCTGGTCGCCGGCATTTTCGGCCTCCGCCTGCAGCAGCTTGAGATCCCGGGACAGAAGCGCCAGCGGGCCTCGCGCGCGCAGCGCGTCCGCTTTCTGCAGGAAGGTGACGGCGGGCATCCACGCCGCCGCGGCCGGCGCGGCGACCGGGAGCAGGAGGAACGCGAGGACCAGTCTCGAAAAGTGCATGTCGATCCTTTCGGAGCGACGCTGCCAGCGCTCCGCGGACCGGCTCAAGTGAACTTAGCTACAGGGATATTTGCCCGCAAAGACTCGGGTCATGGCCTCGGTCATGTCGATGTGGGCGCGCTCGCCCGGCGGGATCTGCCCGAAGCGGCTGAGGAATTCCTTCTGGCCGAGCGCCAGGTTCTGGCCCGCGGGCGGGCAGAAGCGCGGCTTGCCGCCCGAGCGGACCGCCGCCAGCCGCAAATTGTTCGACTTGATCCCCGCCGCCTTGGCCTCCGCCGTCAGCTTGTTGATCTCGCCCATCGAGAAGAGCGCCATCGCACCCTTCTTCATCAGCGCCTGAATGCGCTGGTTGTAGACCTCGGCGTTCATCGACTGAGCCATGGCCGGCCCGGCGACCGTCAGTGCGACAGCGAACATTAGAGATTTTCGCACGAAGACAGCTCCCACCCTTTTTTGTCTTGCTGGAATGAAAAGGGCCTCTCCGCCGCGGTGGTGGAGAGGCCCGATGCGATCAGGCTCCGGCCGGGGCCGCCCCGCCGAACGCGGGGCTCGGCCGCTTGGCCTTGGGAATCGAGGAACCCGCCGCCGGCAGTACCGGCTTGTGGCCCGACCCGCGGTCGATGGTCCCGCCATCGAGGATCGTCCTGATCTCCTCGCCGGACAGGGTCTCATATTCGAGCAGCGCTTGGGCCAGCGTCTCAAGCTCGCCGCGATGCTCCTCGAGGAGATGCTTGGCGCGGTCGTAGCCGCTGTCGACGATCCGCCGGACTTCCTTGTCGATCAGCTGCGCCGTCTCGTTGGACATCTGCCGTCCGCGATTCATCGAGTAGCCGAGGAACACCTCCTCCTCCGGCTCCGAGTATTGCAGTGGGCCGAGCGCGTCCGACATGCCCCAGCGGGTGACCATGTCGCGGGCGAGGCCGGTCGCATACTGGATGTCCGACGAGGCGCCCGAGCTGACCTTGTCGTACCCGAAGATGACTTCCTCGGCGACCCGACCGCCCATCGATACCGCGAGGTTCGCGTACATCTTGTCGCGGTGATAGCTGTAGCTGTCGCGCTCGGGCAGCCGCATGACCATGCCGAGGGCGCGGCCGCGCGGGATGATCGTCGCCTTGTGGATCGGGTCCGACGCGGGCTCGTGAAGCGCGACGACCGCATGTCCTGCCTCGTGGTAGGCGGTCATCTTCTTCTCGTCCTCGGTCATAACCATGGACTTGCGCTCGGTGCCCATAAGCACCTTGTCCTTAGCCTCCTCAAACTCGAGCATGGCAACTAGCCGCTTGCCCTTGCGAGCGGCGAGCAGCGCGGCCTCGTTGACGAGGTTGGCGAGGTCGGCGCCCGAGAAGCCGGGCGTTCCGCGGGCGATGACCCGGGCATCGACGTCGGGCGCCAGCGGCACCTTCTTCATGTGGACCGAGAGGATCTGCTCGCGGCCGTCGATATCCGGGCGAGGGACGACAACCTGGCGGTCGAAGCGGCCCGGACGCAGCAGCGCGGGGTCCAGCACGTCCGGCCGGTTGGTCGCGGCGATGATGATGATGCCTTCGTTGGCCTCGAAGCCGTCCATCTCGACCAGCAGCTGGTTGAGTGTCTGCTCGCGCTCGTCGTTGCCGTTGCCGAGCCCGGCGCCGCGGTGGCGACCGACGGCGTCGATCTCGTCGATGAAAACGATGCACGGCGCGGACTTCTTGGCTTGGTCGAACATGTCGCGGACACGACTGGCACCGACGCCGACGAACATTTCGACAAAGTCGGAACCCGAGATGGTGAAAAAGGGAACGCCCGCTTCACCCGCGATGGCGCGGGCGAGCAGCGTCTTGCCGGTGCCCGGAGGACCGACCAGCAGCGCGCCCTTGGGAATTTTGCCGCCCAGCCGAGCAAACTTGCCCGGATCCTTCAGATATTCGACGATCTCCTGAAGTTCCTCGCGAGCCTCGTCGATGCCGGCGACGTCGGCGAAGGTCACGCGGCCTTCCTTCTGGGTCAGCATCCGGGCGCGGCTCTTGCCGAAGCCCATCGCGCCCGAGCCGGCGTTCTTCTGCATCTGGCGCATGACGAAGAAGCTGATGCCGAGGATCAGCAGGAAGGGGAGGGACTGGTAGAGGAGGATGAGCCAGAAGCTCGACTGCTCCTCGCCCTTGACGGCAACTGCCACGCCCTTGGTGATCAGCTTGTCGCTGACCTGCGCGTCGGACGGCGCGATGGTGCGGAAGGTGTCGCCATTGCCGAGCCGGCCGCTGATGACCGAGCTGCCGGTACCGCTGCTGGCGATGGTGACGCCGCGGACATTGCCATTGTCGACCTCGCGGATGAAGTCGGAATAGGCGATCGTCTGGCCCGCCGCAGCGCGTGAGCCGCCGCCGATCACCTGCACGAACAGGACCAGCGCGAAGATCACGCCGACCCAGATGAGGAGGTTCTTGGTCCAGCCGTTGCCGGGCTTCTTCTCGTTCATTCTTCTCGTCTCGCTAGAGGCGTCCGCCTGCCGCGCCAATGTAGGCTCTTGCGGACATTAAACAATGCGCGGGCTTGAGAAGGGATGAACGGGGCCGGGAGCGCCGCAGGGCGTCTCCCGGCCGCTCGCCGATGCTTAGTTGCGAAGCGATTCCGGCACCTTGCCGCCATTCTGGGCGAGCTTCTCCATCACCGCCCGATGGAGCGCGATATTCTCCTCGGCCGTCCCGTCGCCAGCGACATGGACGTTGAGCTCGTTGGCGAGCTCCTTGCGCGCGTCGAGGCTGGAATCGAGGTCGAGCAGCTTAAGAAGGTCGACGATCGACGACTGGTAATTGCCGCCGCCGCCCTTTTGGGCCGCCATCTGCTCGAGCACCGCACCAACGTCGACCGGAGCCTGCTGGATCGGCTGCTGCTGCTGCTGCTGTTGCGGCGGGGCGACCGCGGGGCGCTGCTGCTGCTGCTGCTGCGGGGCGCCGCCGCCCTGCGGGTTTCCGTGATGGAAGATCTTGTTCATGATGTTGGAAAAGATGCTCACGCCTACTCTCCTGACCTGGTGAATGATGCCCGCTTGAACGCACCCGGAACGGCATCTTTCCCCCTCGCCGCTCCGCGATCGGCCCAAGCCATGCGATGCTGCGGCGAGCCGTCGCGCTTCACAGAAGAGCCACCGGCTCCTAGGTGAGGAGCGATGGCGTCCGCGTCTCTCCTCCGTCCCTTGAAGGGGCTGTTCGCCACCTGGCTGCTGCTGGCATGGACGCTGGCGGCCGCCCCGAGCGCCGCAGAGGCGCCGACCGGCCAGGTGGCGACCAGCGCAGCGGTGGTCGCGGCACCGGCCCACCAGGATCCCCACGCCCGCAAGCTCGAGCCACCCGCGACCGAGCGAGCCGCCGCCGCGCACGGCGACGGGCCGCCGCTGCCGCTTTCCGGACCGGGCGGAAGCGCCGGTAGCGCGCTCGCGCTCAGCCCGGCGACGGCGGATTCAAAACCGCAGGCCGCGCTCAAGTCGCTGAACCTCGCTTCCTACGCTGCGCGAGCACCGCCGACCGCCTGATCTCCCGCCAGCAAACCACGATCACGCGCGCCGGCGAGCCCTGCGCGCGGCTGCAGGAAATCGGAACCAAAATGACCTACAACAGCAAGCCGCGGAGCCTCGCGGTGGACACGGCCGGGCTCGCCCGCGCCGAGACACTCCTTCTCGCCTATCCCGACGTCAGCGACGGGGAGCGGGACGAGATCGCCCAGTTTCTCCGCACCGGGCACCCGATGGACGTCGGGCTGCTCTCCTCCAACAGTCAGGCCTGGGCCAAGGCGGAAGCCTTCCGCCATGTCGAGCGCCACTATTTCGCCCACGGGCCGCGCTTCTACCTGGCGTGGCTCGCCGCGCTGGTGGCGCTGGTCGCCGGGCTGGTGCTGATCAAGGATCTCGGCATCGAGTAGCGGCGCTGGCGGGCGGCGACGGATGACCAACTCGTCACCGTCGCCACCTTGCGGTTTGCGCGATCCATTGGCATGGCGCTGCGCCATGACCGCATCCATGCTCGACCCGCGCACCCAGATCGTGACCGTGATCGGCGGGGGCGGCTTCCTCGGGCGCTACGTCTGCGAGCGGCTGTTCAAGGCGGGCGTCCGGGTGCGGGTCGCGCAGCGCCATCCGCGCGCGGCCTGGTTTCTCCAGCCGCTCGCCGCGGTCGGGCAGCTCGCGCTGGTCAAGGCCGATGTCGGCCGGCCGGCAACGCTCGAGCGGGCGATCGACGGCGCCAGCAGCGTCATCTACCTGCCCGGCCTTCTCAAGGGCGACATGGAGCGGGTGCATGTGGACGGCCCGCGCGCCGCCGCGGAGTTCGCGGCCAAGAACGGTGCCAAGAGCTTCGTCCACGTGTCGGCGATCGGCGCCAGCAAGGACAGCCCGTCGCGCTACGGGCAGAGCAAGGCGCGCGGCGAGGCGGCGGTCAAGGCAGCCTTTCCCGGGGCGACGATCATCCGCCCAAGCCTGGTGTTCGGCCCCGAGGACCAGCTGACCAACCGCTTCGCGGCGATGGCGCAGCTGCCCGTCCTGCCAATCATCGCCCCTAACACCAAGTTCCAGCCGATCTACAGCCGCGACGCCGGCCCGGCGATTGCGCTCGCCGCGCTCGAGCCGGAGCGCTACGCCGGCGAGACGATCGAGTTGGGCGGCCCCGAAATCATGACCATGCGCGAGCTGGTCACCACCGTCGCCCGGCTGTCCGGGTCGGAGCGGCAGGTGAGCGACCTGCCGGACATGGCCGCCGACCTCCTGTCGCGCTTCGGCTTCCTGCCGGGCGCGCCGCTCAACCGGGACCAGTGGGCGATGCTGCAGCAGGACAATGTCGCCAGCGCCGACGGCGGCCTCGCGGCGTTCGGAATCATCCCCACCCCGCTCGAGGCGGTCGGCCGCCAGTGGCTGTCACGGTTCAAGGAAGGCGGTCGCTTCCGCGGCCTCCACCAGCCGACCGAGGCCAACGTAACCCGCCCCGCCGGTTAGTTCGGAGCAGCAGTGCCTCTATTTCTCGTCGCGATCATCCTCGGCATCGTCGAGGGCGTTACCGAATTCCTGCCCGTCAGCTCGACCGGCCACCTGATCCTCGCCAATGCGCTGCTGGGCTTCGACCCGGAGACCTGGAAGGTCTTCAACGTGGTCATCCAGCTCGGCGCGATGCTGGCGGTGGTGGTGCTCTACTGGCGGACCTTCCTCGCCGTCATCACTGGGCTGGCGAGCCGGCAGCCGGGCGCGTGGCGGTTCGTGCGCAACCTGCTGGTCGCCTTCCTGCCTGCCGCGATCATCGGGCTCGTCCTCCACAAGCAGGTGGAGGCGCTGCTCGGCTCGGCGCATGTGGTCGCCTGGGCGCTGATCGTCGGCGGCATCGCCATTCTCGTCGTCGAGCGCAACGCCGGTGAGCAGTCGATCGCGGGGGTCGCGGAGATCCCGCTCACCAAGGCGGTCAGCATCGGTTTCATCCAGTGCCTGGCGATGATCCCGGGGGTCAGCCGCTCGGGCGCGACGATCCTGGGGGCGGTGAGTCTCGGGGTCGAGCGGCGGACGGCGGCGGAGTTCAGCTTCTTCCTGGCCCTTCCGACCATGCTCGGGGCGACGGTGCTCGAGCTCTACAAGAATCGCCACGACATGGGCCCGATCGGGCTCGACCTCATCGGCATCGGCTTCGTGGTGAGCTTCATTGTCGCGACCGTCGTCATCAAGGCGTTCCTGGCGATCGTCACCAAGCGCGGCTTTGGCCCGTTCGCCTGGTACCGGATCGTCGCCGGCATCGCCGCGCTGGCATGGCTCGGCATTCGCTGATTACCGCCGTTCATTCGCTGGCAAGTGATTGTGATATAAGGATCCCCACTGCCTGATTCGCGGGAGGATGAGATGCGTTCGATGTTGCTTGCCGCGCCGCTGCTGCTCGTTGCCGTACCCGCCGCCGCGCAATATGCTCCGCCTCATCCGCCGCCCTACGGCTACGACGTGCCACCGCCTTATGGCTATACGCCGCCGCCGCCCGGACCGGGCAGCCAGCTGGGCGCGGTGCTCGACGATCCGCATCTTGCCGATCGCGTTACCGATCTCATGCACGGGCTGACCGACGCGGTGCTCGACC
This window harbors:
- a CDS encoding MlaD family protein; this translates as METRSNHVLVGSVVLALLVGLGLFVVWLSGLNTEKRNCFDIYFPAVGGLNKGSTVSFSGVPVGQIKKINLLPDRPEFVWVRIDVDASTPVLQGTTAQIKSVSLAGANEIQLEGAVRGAKPLTQLGPQGCPVIPASSGGLGALLNSAPELLDRIQRLTERLTELLSDKNQNAIADILENVDKTSRVLADRAPQLGDALKDAQVAARNAGIAAQKVGILTDTTTRLVNEQGRPAAEDLRKAIGSVQKAADNLDSVMADARPGLQSFSKQTIPEANRLVHDLRDLSQSLQGFSQRLDQEGIGGSLGPQKLPDYKPGKSR
- a CDS encoding ABC transporter permease; amino-acid sequence: MAGNATDDQLNRYACSGTLTITRAASTARELDAMQDPMTIDLSGVERMDTVGAYLIHRAMRDRNAKVTGASPEITKLLGQVADADHPTQVRPDERPGLIRVLEELGLWVTESGRTLVGLVGFLGATLIGFFNVARRPKRFRFNAVIQRFDVVGVRALGIIGLMSFLIGIVIGQQGAVQLQQFGAEVYTINLIGRLSARELGTLMTAIMVAGRSGSAFAAQIGTMKITEEVDAMRTIGVSPVEALVIPRMIAAVVMMPLLCFYAIVMSLLGGGIFCWVSLGIPPLTFTQRLQEVIPITDLWVGLIKAPVFGFIIALAGCFQGMLVKGNAEEVGSKTTAAVVQSIFMVIVLDAVFAVFFSTVGWG
- a CDS encoding HAD family hydrolase, giving the protein MTDLAIYDLDKTVTRVPTYTPFLLMGARTNAPWRLALVPVAATAMLFYAARIISRPALKELNQRLLLGARSEPEQFNRLVEAFAEHTLATNINPGARRQIERDKAEGQRLVLATASYEVYAGAIARRLGFDDTIGTALRLAPDGRVLARIDGENCYGPSKKTLVDRWLARKQVAPGKVRFYSDHASDAPMFEWADEPVAVNPHAALRRLAAERGWRVEDWRR
- a CDS encoding NTP transferase domain-containing protein, coding for MSWTALLLAGSRPGTDPFASAHGTDLKPLIPAAGAPMVARPARALLACEGTDRLLVLSQAPERIAAVLPDDPRIAFAPSRESIAATIEALCADPQTRFPLLVTTADHALLTSAMIEQFAADASSADLAIGLVAEVDLLARLPGSRRTWIGFRGGRYSGANLFWLGSRDVICAVRLWRSVEQDRKKGWRLLFAFGPAVLLGAVLKLRTLDQTLAALGRRLGIAVRAVRMADPLAAVDVDKEADLQLAERLIAGDS
- a CDS encoding ABC transporter ATP-binding protein, whose translation is MGTSPILDNGETPIISVRGLKNSFGDQVIHEGLDLDVRRGEILGVVGGSGTGKSVLMRSVIGLQKPTTGEIDVLGENMIDRTEDEAKNIRRRWGILFQNGALFSTLTVAENVEVPIREYFPFIRPPLLDEIASYKIAMTGLPTNAGPKYPSELSGGMIKRAGLARALALDPELLFLDEPTAGLDPIAAQGFDELILGLKERLGLTVFLITHDLDTLYAICDRVAVIADQKVIAVGTIEELLALDHPWIQEYFNGPRGRAAKAA
- a CDS encoding cystathionine gamma-synthase family protein; its protein translation is MTDENDLSGAPAKRAPKPSPTSIGNHQLSAQTLMMGFGFDPSLSEGSLKPPIFLTSTFVFESAAHGKRFFEGITGKRPGGAEGLVYSRFNGPNQEILEGRLRLWEEAEEALTFSSGMSAIATLLLTYCKPGDVIVHSGPLYAATETLIAKILGKFGVSWFDFPSGATREEIDAVVAKAKEKGRVALIYLESPANPTNALVDVEAVAAARDAAFSGGDKPPIAIDNTFLGPLWARPLAQGADISVYSLTKYAGGHSDLVAGGLVGSKKWLDPIRMMRNTIGTICDPNTAWMLLRSLETLELRMTRAGENAVKVCEYLRGHDKVESVGYLGFLEPGSRQADIYNRHCSGAGSTFSLYLKGGEREAFAFLDALTIAHLAVSLGGTETLASAPAAMTHLSVPDERKQALGITDNLVRISIGVENADDLIADFENALNAV
- a CDS encoding ABC-type transport auxiliary lipoprotein family protein encodes the protein MSRTLRWTFAAGAALALSACGGLLGGGKPPAHLYTLSPEATAPTDVQRSASAGEAITVNVPVTGRELRSNRVPVQEGPTSIAYVANMTLIDSPDRLLQDLISETLRRTTGRVVMNPRQATFDPGLTVSGELRRFGYDATARQVMVTYDAALSTQGGTRVETRRFEASAPADGTVTTVAPALNRAANQVASDVARWVAGPAR